Proteins encoded in a region of the Desulfobotulus mexicanus genome:
- a CDS encoding DUF6485 family protein — MECNQEENKKSCACTYPGCPRQGNCCACIRYHRVKGQLPACVFPADAEKTYDRSFKHFARLVAEGRV, encoded by the coding sequence ATGGAATGCAACCAGGAAGAAAACAAAAAGAGCTGTGCCTGTACTTATCCCGGATGCCCGAGGCAGGGTAACTGCTGCGCCTGCATCCGCTATCACAGGGTAAAGGGGCAGCTTCCTGCCTGTGTGTTCCCGGCGGATGCGGAAAAAACCTATGACCGTTCCTTTAAGCATTTTGCAAGGCTTGTGGCAGAGGGCAGGGTGTAG
- the lipB gene encoding lipoyl(octanoyl) transferase LipB, with product MKQVQQEIPAFAEACEQEFSVKDLGLISWESAFCLQQQVLEEKRASIKAASGIKYTRKLKPHSAPSFDSPSQDPEGDKRHLYFRNWPKSEDVLFLLEHHPVFTLGKRGGESFFRLSSEEIRARGAAIVRTDRGGLVTYHGPGQLVVYPVFDIQKKGFGVRGWVDFLERVMVDCAARMGVMAHGREDARGLWVENRKLGSIGVAVKGGVSLHGLALNVSMDLEPFSWISPCGLDVSMGSLQEELGVPVSMDDVKREMVMAFTRGLEDHRMKNL from the coding sequence GTGCAGCAAGAAATCCCTGCCTTTGCGGAGGCATGTGAACAGGAATTTTCTGTTAAGGATCTGGGGCTGATTTCCTGGGAGTCGGCCTTCTGTCTGCAGCAGCAGGTACTGGAGGAAAAAAGGGCATCGATTAAGGCTGCTTCCGGGATTAAATATACCCGAAAATTGAAACCTCACTCCGCCCCTAGCTTCGATAGCCCCAGCCAAGACCCAGAGGGGGACAAGAGGCATCTTTATTTCAGGAATTGGCCTAAATCTGAAGATGTCCTTTTTCTGCTGGAGCATCATCCGGTATTTACTCTGGGGAAGAGGGGAGGGGAAAGTTTTTTCAGGCTTTCTTCCGAGGAGATCCGGGCCAGAGGTGCTGCCATTGTACGCACGGACAGGGGTGGGCTTGTGACCTATCACGGGCCGGGGCAGCTGGTGGTTTATCCTGTCTTTGATATTCAAAAAAAAGGTTTTGGGGTAAGGGGCTGGGTGGATTTTCTGGAAAGGGTGATGGTGGACTGTGCAGCCCGTATGGGAGTCATGGCCCATGGCAGGGAGGATGCCAGAGGACTATGGGTGGAAAACCGTAAGCTTGGCAGCATCGGCGTTGCGGTAAAAGGGGGAGTGAGTCTTCATGGTCTGGCCCTGAATGTTTCCATGGACCTTGAACCTTTTTCATGGATCAGTCCCTGCGGCCTTGATGTTTCTATGGGTTCATTGCAGGAGGAGCTGGGAGTGCCCGTATCCATGGATGATGTGAAAAGGGAAATGGTGATGGCCTTTACCCGTGGGCTGGAAGATCACCGGATGAAAAATCTGTGA